Within the Streptomyces sp. R41 genome, the region TTCCCGGTCGGGGCGGCCAGGGCGATGACCGCGCCGGCCTCGTCGGCGATCTCGACCAGGGTGCGCAGGGTGTGCGTCTTGCCGCAGCCCGGTCCGCCGGTCAGGACGGACAGGGGGCGGGTCAGGGCGGTGAGGATCGCCTGGTACTGCTCGTCGGTCAGCCCGGCCGTCTCCTGGCTGGTCAGCGCGGACAGCCGCTCCGCCCACGAGGCAAGCCTGGTCAGCGGGGACGTGGAGCGCAGCAGGCGCCGTACGTGGAGGGCGAGTTGTGTCTCGTCGTGGTGTCGGTGCGCCAGCATGGCGATCTCGGTGTCGGCCAGCGTGTCGGTGCCATCCAGCACAGACAGCGGCAGCGTCTCGGTGACCACTTCGCCCTGACCACGCAAGGCCTTAAGAGCGTGGCGCAGCACCGCGTCGTCGAGGATCTCCGTGGTCGCGGGGTCGTCATCGGTGAGCAGCTGACGGGTGCGGGCGATCAGCAGGCGCACCGGCAGGTGGCAGTGGCCGCTCCCCGCGGCCTGGTCGAGTTCGTGCAGCAGGGCGGCCTGGAGGCGGGCGTCGCTGTGTTTGGGGATGCCGACGGCGAGGGCGATCCTGTCGGCGTTGTGGAAGCCGACACCGCGTACGTCCTGGCACAACCGGTAGGGGGTGCGGCGGACGATGCACATCGGGTCGTCATCGGTGTCGGCGTACGCGGTATAAACCTTCACGGCGAGCGCCGGGGTGATCTTAAGGCCCTGCAGGAACACCATGATCTCGGCGATGGCCTTCTGCTCTTGCCAGGCCGTGCAGATCCGGCCCAGCCGGACCTGGCCGATCCCATGCACCTCAAGAAGCCGCTGCGGCCCGGCGTCGATGACCTTCAGAGTCTGCTCGGCGAAGGCATCCACGATCGCGGAAGCAAGAATCGGCCCGATCCCACGGATCATGCCCGAGGCGAGATAGAGGCGGATCGCACGTTCATCGGCCGGCACCGTCCGCTCGCACTGCTCGGCCTTGAACTGCCTCCCATGGCGCGGATGGTGGACCCAAACGCCGTAAAGCCGCAGACTCTCCCCAGGCCGCACTCCGAAGAGGGCCTTACCGACCGCGGTGATGCTCTCCTCGTCGCCCGTGGTGGCGGTCAGCCGCAGCACCGTGCGCTCGTCGTAGCTGACGTGCAGCAGATGATCGGCCACACCCTCGACCATCTCCGGGGCGTCCGGGGGCACTTGACTAAGCACGCTCACCTTCTCCAGAGATTGCACACGGCTGCGGATCACCTGATGTGGCCAGGGGTAGGGAAACATCACCATGCGTCCTCAAGCAGCGCCCGTCACGCACTTGAAGGATCTGCTCACCCCAACGAGCAACAAGACCGCCAGGCCGAGGCCGTGCAACGGCACGACAAAAGAGCAGCCGAGGCCACCGCGAGGCAGACCCGCCCCGCGTCTTCGTGTTCGCCGGTAGCCTGCCGGTATGTCCGCCAAGCGCCACCGCACCACTGCCTGGGCCCCACCCGCTCCCGACGAGGCGGCACGGGAACTGGAACAACTCGCGGCCGCCTACCCCCAGGACCGCGAGGAGATCCTGCTGGAGGCAGCCAACGCCTGGTGCGAGGCAGCCGAGCACGACCGCGCCCTGAGCCTGTACGAGCAACTCCTCGCCGACGACGCCGCATGCGACGCACCCCACATGGTGGCCGCCTACCGCATCGGCGTCCTCTTCGACGCCGGGCGCGAAGCCGAAGCCCGCGACGCCGCCCGCGAGCTACGCGGCCGGCATCCACACGACGCCATGGCCTGGCACTACGTCGGCGAGAGCTTCGAAGCCGCCCACGACCCGCACACCGCAGCCAACTGGTTCACCGCCGGCATCACCCACACCCTCGGCGCCACCGTCGACCTGAGCGCCGACACGGTCGAGGCCGGGCCACCAGGCCTGGACATGCTGCTCACCAGCCGCCACCGGGTGCGCCGCCTCCTGGGCGACGTACACGACGACTGGGACGACGTCGCCGACGAGGTCCACGCCCAAGGCCCGGCCCTGCTGCGCGGCGCCCGCTCCCTCGACGAACTCCACGCCCCGCAACGTCTGGCCCACGGCGAGAGCGCCGACCCCGAAGAGCTGCTCCTGGACGCAACGCGCGCCGAACACGCCCGGCTCACCGAGCAGGTCCAGCAGCGCCGTGCCGCCCTCCACGCCCCCGAGACGACCTGCGCACTGTTCTGGCCCGCGCAAGAGTTCGCCCAGCTCCTCGACCGCTGGCCCGTCTTCGCCGACGACTACGGCACCGACCACGCCGTACACCTGCGCCAGGTCGAACAGCTCCTGCGCACCTACTCGGACTCGGGCATGCCCCGCCTGGGCACCGCCCGCGGCACCCTCGACGACTTCACCGCCTATGCCCGCGACGAGAACCAGGACCCCACGGCCCGCGGACTGCGCGCCTCCTACGCCGCCGACCTGGCCGCCCGCGGCCAAGCCCATGCCTGGCCACCACCCCGCAACGGCCCCTGCTGGTGCGGCGCAGAGCGCAAGTACAAGAAGTGCCACGGCAACCCCGCCTTTCACCCACATCTAGCCAGGATGCCCCGGCCTTCAGGCTGGGGAGGAATGGCTTCCTCGGTCTTGCGGCGCGGAGCGCCGCAGCATCGCTGCGCAGCACAAAGCCCCCAGGGCGGCCCCGAGTTGACCTACTTTGTTCGGGCTTACTAGGGTCTTCTGTGTGAAGATTGTTGCGCAGGTGAAATTGCGGCCCCGGTCGGCTTATGACGCCGACACGCTGGCCGCGACCCTGCGTGCCTGCAACCGAGGTGCCAACTGGGTCTCCACGGTGGCGTTCGACAAGGGCCTCAAGCGCCGCAACGAGTTGCAGGACGAGGTGTACTACGACCTCAAAGCCACCTTCGATCTGTCGGCGCAACCGGCGGTGCGAGTGGTGAAGAAGGTCGTGGACGCCTACGCGACGATGGCCGGGAACATCAAGGCCGGCCACCTGACCGGCAAGGCCAGGCGCAAAGCGGAGTCCAAGCCGATCGTCTTCCGCGAGGACGCGGCCCAGCCGTTCGACGACCGGTGCCTTACCTGGAACCTGGACGAGAAGACCGTCTCCATCTGGACCGTCGCGGGCCGGATCAAGGGCGTGCCGTTCGTGTGCTCGCCCGAGGCACTGAAGATGCTCCAGTACCGCAAGGGCGAGTCCGACCTGATGCTGCGTGACGGGACGCTCTATCTCGTCGCCACCATCGACCTGCCCGAACCCGCAGCGTATGAGCCTGACGGCTTCCTCGGCGTGGACCTCGGCATCGTCAACATCGCCACCACGTCGGACGGAAAGATCATGTCCGGGCGGAAGGTGAACCGCTACCGGCGGCGCATGAACCGCCTGCGCCAGAAGTTGCAGGCCAAGGGCACCAAAAGCGCCAAGCGCAGGCTGAAAGGCATCCGCCGCCGCGAGGCCCGGTTCGCCGCCGACACCAACCACCACATCGCCAAGACAATCGTCAAGACCGCTGAACGCACCTCGCACGGGGTCGCCCTGGAAGAGCTGAAGGGCATCCGGCAGAGGGTCACGGCCAAGAAGGAACAGCGGTACCGGCTGCACTCGTGGGCCTTCGCCCAGCTCGGCGCGTTCGTCGAGTACAAAGCACGGCGGGCAGGTGTGCCCGTGGTCTTCGTCGACCCGCGCAACACCTCCCGCCAGTGCTCCGAGTGCTGGCACACCCACCGCACCAACCGGGTGTCCCAGGCCTGGTTCGCGTGCCGCTCCTGCGGAGTGGTGATGCACGCGGACCGCAACGGCTCCCGCAACATCGCCCACCGTGGCGAGGCTGTGTGGCAGCGGGGCGCAGTCAACCGCCCCAACACCGTCAAGGTGTAGGACGTAGGCCAGACGCCACAGCCAGTGGCGGACAGGACTTACAAGCCTCGGGCTTCAGCCCGAGGTAGTTGACCTGACACCGCGCAAACCCCGCACGGCAAGCCCCACAGGCGAACCACCGCCACGCCGCAAGTCTCCTGCCGCTCCGACGGCGACCGGGGCCCGCAGCCCGCCGAAGAGGTCGACGAGGCCACGCGCGAAGCATCCTCTTCACGATTCCAACACCAAGCCATCACTGGCTGATCACCGATTGGATATGCTGCTGGCGCTCCATTCGCACCACTGAGGGGGGATTCCTCATGTCCATGCGCCACGCCCTGGCTGCTGCCGCCGCTGCAGGCACGCTCGCCGTCGCTGCTGCCGCACCGGCCCAGGCCACCGAGTACTCATCCGCGTTGAAGGTCAAGGGTGTCCAGTACGACGCACCCGGCACCGACTCCAACAGCTGCTCCACCGGCAACACCAAGGACGAGTACCTGACGATCAAGAACTACTCGTCCAGCACGACCGTCAACCTCAAGGGCTACGTCGTCAAGGACGCCGCCGGCAACCACTTCACGTTCCCCGCCAGCCACTATCTCCAGCCCGGCGACTACGTGAAGCTGAGGGGCGGCCGCGGCACCGACTCCGACGCCAACAACGTCGTCTACCGCCAGAACTGCAACTTCATCTGGAACAACGACAAGGACACCATCTACCTCTACAAGCCCTCCGGCAGCAAGGCAGACGTCCACTCCTACACCAAGACCGGCTCCGACCCCGACCGCAACGGCTACGTCACCTTCCACGGCTGACACGCCACCAGCACTCCCGGACGCGGCCCTCAGGTGGCCAGCCCGGGACAGGCTGACCACCCGCCCTCCGGAAGAAACCACGTACGGTCCGAGACAGCGACCCTCGGCAGCGGCAGCACTGTCGCCGTCTTATACGGGATGGCATCCGGCCGCACACGAGACGCCCCACGGCACTGAACGATCGGACTACCTGTGAGTGCTGCTGGCTCCGGCGGGCGGATCCAGCCCGCCCGGTCCGGTGATCCCTCCCGCGTCGGCCCTTACCGCGTCGTCGGCCGGCTCGGCGCGGGCGGCATGGGCACTGTGCACGCCGCAGTCGCCCCCGACGGGGTACGGGTGGCGGTCAAGGTGATCCACTCCGTGCAGGCCCAGGACCCGGAGTTCCGTGCCCGGTCCGGTAGGGTCCGGTCTCCCGACCGGCCGTACCAGCGGCTTCCCAGGTTCAGAGAGCGATTCGCATGACCAGCCAGCAACCAACAACGACCCTGTGGCGCCCCACCGGCCCCAAGGAGCTGGACCTGGTCCGCGATCTGAACTGGCGTGCGTGGCCGCCCCGGCTTCCCGAGCAGCCGATCTTCTACCCGGTCCTCAACGAGGACTACGCGATCAGGATTGCGCGGGACTGGAACGTGAAGCACGACGGTGCCGGCTTCGTCACCCGATTCGAGGTCGAGTCGGAGTTCTTGAGCCGGTATCCCGTCCAGCAGGCCGGCGGGCGGACGATCCTCGAGCTCTGGGTTCCGGCTGAGGAGCTGGACGAATTCAACGCCCACATTGCCGGCGAGATCCAGGTGGTCCACGAGTTTCGCTGAAGTAGGGAGGCTTGCTGACGGGGCATGCCGGCCCGGTGCGATGATCGCGGCGTGACTGCTGTGATCACGGCGTCGGAGCCGTCTTGGATAGCCCCGTTCACCGGACTGAGCCCTCGCCAATTGGGCAAGTTGGTGACCGCGCTGCGGCGCGACGCGAGGACGAGTGCCCACGGGTGGTAGTTCCGAAGCCGGCGCGGGATGACGTGTCTGACGGCTGCGGAGGTCGTTGAAGAAGGCAGCGCGCACAGGCACCCCCCGGCAGATGCGCGGCATGTGAGGGCCCGAACCCCCGCCCGGATTCGGGCCCTCACCTGCGTGGTCGCGCTGGCGTGGGGGCTGCTGTCGGCCTGAGAAGCCGTATCTGAACCGAACATGATCGCTTGATTTCCGCTGGTCAGGCATGGTCTAGTTCGGAATGAGGGAGGCATGCGGCGTCTTGTTTCGGCTCCGTGATCGAGGGGTGCGCGATGGCGTCGGTGCTGGGAATGCTGGAGGAGCGGGAGACAGCGGCCCGGGTGCGGGTGGAAGGGCTGCGGGAGGAAGTCGCGCGGCTGGCCGGGGTGTTGGAGGCCGCGGAGATCGAGCTGGACCGGCGGGTCATCGCGCGGGAGGAATTGGTCGAGGCGCTGGCGGTCTCTGCGGCGGAGTCCGGGACCGGGACCGAGGCGGAGGAGGAAGCGGCGCCGTCGCTCGCGCCGGTGCCGGGCTCGACGGTGCCGCCCTGGAGGGAGGGGCTGCCGGTGACAGTTCTGGCGCCGGACTATCAGCGGATTCTGGGCGTGCTGGACCAGCAGCGGTCCACGGGTCACGGGCCGCTTCGAGCCAAGGAGATCGCGGTGGAGCTGGGCCTTGGGGCGACGCCGGCGAAGGCCGAGGGGTTGCGGTCGAAAGCCCGGCGCCTGGCGGAGCGCGGTTGGCTCCTCCTGGAGGCGTCGGGGGCGTGCAGTGCCGGCCGGCGGCCCGTGGCCGTGCCAGACGCCGGCTCATCCGTGTGATCATCGACCACCGGATCATCGCCTCGCTGGTAGCGGGCAGAGTCTCGTAGTCCCGGGCCAGACGGCGGGAGTTCATCAGCCAGGCGGATGGGTCGGCCGCACGGTGAGGGGTCTGCCGTAGCAGGTCCTTTTCCGCGCGGCCTCCCGCCGAACCGGACGTGACGGTTTCCCGTCATCCGGCTCTCCAGTGACTACAGCGTGAGCGATTCAGGCTGCTCGCGCAGGACACACAGCGCCGTTGCGGCGATCTGCATTTCGCATACCTCCCGGGTCTGGTGTGTCCGAGTCACCTGGCCCCCTTCGCCCGATGTGGACGGCTTTCAGTCAACGGGAAGCCCACATCACCTGGACCTTCATCACCCTCATGGTCCGCCGCCTCACCAAGCCTCCCCGACCACCGCGCACGTCATCCCACCCCGTCGAGCCGGTGAAGGCGGCCGGCAAGCCCAGGCCCATACGCATTCGGATGCAGCAGCCACAGACGATCCGCCTGGCCTCCGCCGCCTTGTGCTGAAGCCCAGGTTCCGTCAGCGGAGACATGCACCCGGGGACGCGAACCGATACCCCTTCATGCAGAAAGTGCCTTCGACTCGGGCCGACAGAACCCCTCGACAGGGTTCATCGTCCCGGCTCAGGAGGCACTTTCGCGTTTCCGGCCGCCGCTTGACTCCGCCCCAACCTAAATGGCGAGGTCAGCGGACCGCCGCTTTCAGCGCCGCCTCGATGGCATTGGTCAGCGTGTCCAGATACTCATCGTCGCTGCTGCCCTGTAGGACCAGTACGCGGAATGCGAGCGGTGCGATCAGCAGGTCGGTGCCGAGATCTAGATCCAGGCCGGGGGGGAGCTCGCCGCGGTCAATCGCGGCCTGCAGGATGGTGCGCGCCGCCGCGCGCCGCGGTGCGGTCACTCCGGTGTAGAGCCCCTCCGCCAGAGCGTCGTCGTGACTGGCCTCGGCGAGCAGTCCGGCCCAGATCCGGGCGAGCAGCGGATTGGCCAGTTGACTGCGGAAGGTGGCAAGCAGCTCGCGGAGGTCACTGTGCAAGTCGCCGGTGGACGGCGTGTGTGGGAGTGTGTGGGTGACCCTGCTGCGGATCAACTCGGCGATCATCGCCTGCTTCGAGGACCAGCGCCGGTAGAGCGCGGCCTTGCCCACACCGGCACGCCGGGCCACCGCCTCCATCGACATCCGCGCATACCCGGCCTCGGCGAGTTCGGCGAAGGCCGCCTCGGTGATCGCGTCGGTCACCCGCTGCCGCAGGACCGCTCCTCCGGTCGCCGGCCGTCCCTTCTTCTGTTGCTCTGCCATGCGCCCAAGCATAGCGAACGGAACGGTCCCGTTCCATGTGTTACTCTATGAGTAAGACGGAACGGTTCCGTTCCGTTCATCGAAGGGAGCCGGAGATGAAGTTCCTCTACGACGACGAGTCCTTCTCCTTCGAGGCACTGCGGGCCGCGGGCTACGCCGCCTACGCCGGCGCCGACCTCGGCGAAGTCCTTGTCACCTGCCGGCAGATCCCAGAGGGAGACGAGGAAGCCTGGTCGGCCCAGTGGGCCTCGACGGCGGCGCGCATCGAGCGCACCGGCCGGGACGCGCTGGCCGCCGGTCACCGGGTCAGCGCCCGGGAGGCGCTGCTGCGCGCGTCGAACTACTACCGGACCGCGGACTTCTACCACCGCGAGGACCCCGCCAACGACGCCGAGTCGGCGCGGCTGGCCAAGGCCTCCCAGCAGACCTTCGCCGACGCGGCCGCCCTGCTCGACACGCCGGCCCGCGCCCTGCGCATCCCGTACGAGGACACCACGCTGCCCGGCTACCTGTTCCTCGTCGACGACTCGAGCACCCCTCGCCCGACCCTCATCTACCACGGCGGCTACGACTCCACCCTGGAGGAGAACTACTTCGCGCTGGCTGCCGGCGCGCTGCGGCGCGGCTACAACGTCCTCACCTTCGACGGCCCTGGCCAGGGCAGCACCGTCCGCGACCAGGGCCTGCACTTCCGGTACGACTGGGAGGCCGTGGTCACCCCGGTCGTCGACTTCGCGCTTACCGTGCCCGAGGTGGATGCCGAACAACTCGTCCTGGTCGGCACCAGCCTGGGCGGCTACCTCGCCGCCAGGGCGGCCGCCTTCGAGCACCGCATCGCCGCGCTCGTGCTGCACGACGGCGTCGACGACTTCCACGAAGTCGCCCAAGCAACCGCCCACCGCGCCGCCGCGACCCCCGGTGGCATCGAGGCGCTGATGGCGCAGAACACCATGGTGCGATGGGTGGTACGCAACGGCCGCTGGACCTTCGGCGTGCCCGACTTCGACCAGCTGGTCAAGGCGACCGAGGCATACACCCTGGCGGGCATCGCCGACCGCATCACCTGCCCGACCCTCGTCCTCGACGCCCTGAACGACGTGTTCTTCAAGGGGCAGCCGCCGCGTCTGCTCGACCAGCTGACCTGCCAGAAGGAACTGATCTCCTTCCGGGAGGACGAAGGTGCCGGCGAGCACTGCCACGAGGGCGCGATCTACCTGTTCCACCAGCGCACCTTCGACTGGCTCGACACCGTGCTCGCCAGCTGACCTCGCAGGCCGCTCCGAGGGCACGGGGACGATCTCTCTCGGTGTCATCGCCTCCACGCCCCGCCCGCGCGCCTTGCCACTCAGGGGTAGGGGGATTCCGGGGCCGTGTCACGGGGCCAGCTCGCCTTGCGTCGTCTCCGCCACGGTCACCCAAAGCCGGGTGCGGGAAGCAGGCCCGCGAGTCAGAAGACCCTGCGGATACGCGTGGTCAGCGGAGACATGAACCCGGGGACGCGAACCGATACCCCTTCATGCAGATTCACTCACGGAACGTCACAGATCAGCGGTTCTGAAACAGCTTCTGAGCTTGTTCTTTATCAACGACGGCCGAAGCCTCTGTTGCTGTGTGGTGGTGTTCAGCGATGTGCGTCCAGGTATGCGTCGTGCTCGGCGTAGTGGATGACTGCCTGGCATTTCTCCAAGGGGCTGGGCCGGGCTCCGTGCCGCCAGGACGACCACACGTCGAGGACGTCTTGGGCCAGTTCGACTTCGAGTAGATAGGCAAGGTCGTGCGGCGGCGCGTCGAATGCTGCGACGGCCGCGTCTGAGGCGGCCGTCCATGGCTTGGCCGCGTAGATGACCGCTTCGGCAGGCTGTTCTTCAAGGGACTGCAGAAGGTCCAGGAGAGAAGGCACGCTGAGAGAGTAAGACGCTCGTCTCGAACTGCTCCCCGAACGAGGTCACCCACCTGGGGATTCGCCGGACGTGGGGGCGGCCTTCATCTGATCATGTGCTCCGACCAAGGTGCACGTGACCACGATGAAGGCCGTGAGGGTGAGTCTGCTGCCGGATGCTGTCCGGAGGGAAGCGTTCGCGGAGGCGTCACGCTTCCGGGGCGAGTTCTACGAGTGTCTGACCGCCCGGCGCGACGAGTTGTTCGAGCTGGTGGACGCGGTGCTGTGTGCGGACGGTGCGGTGAAGTCCCCGGTGGACTTGACGCTGCTGCCCGAGCATCGTCGCGGGCACGGAGCGATGTACGGCGGTCTGAACCACGGCCGGATCGACGTCGACCGCCTGCGGACGGTGCTGGCCGGCCTGCCGCTGCCGCGTTTCGACGGCGGGCGCCTGGTCCTGGCGGTCGATGTGTCGCCGTGGCTTCGCTCGGACGCGCCGTGCTCAGCGGAGCGGCTGTTCTGCCACGTCTACGGCCGGGCGAAGACGGCGTCGCAGTTCATCCCGGGCTGGCCCTACTCCTTCGTCGCCGTGCTGGAGCCGGGCGCCACGTCCTGGACCTCGATCCTGGACGCGGTCCGGCTCGGCCCAACGGACGACGCGACCGCGATCACCGCCGCCCAGCTCCGAGGAGTCGTTGAACGGCTCATCACCGCGGGCCAGTGGCAGGCCGGGCCTTCTCGCCTGCACCCCTGTCGCGGCCGCCGCTACGGACACCGATTCCGCCCACGCCAAGGGCAGAGGCCGGGTCATCACAGTCATCGGCCACCTCGCGCAGCAGACCCGCTTCCCCGTCAACCCCGGCGGCGCCCCCGCCCAGGGCGATCGGACCGCCTTCCGCTCGATCCTCTTCGACAAGGACGACAAAAAGCAGGTCGGCGAGACCAACGGCACCTGCACCACCACCCGGGTCGACAACGGCGGAGCGGAGGAGTGCGTCGTGACCTACAACCTCCCGGGCGGCCAGCTCACCGTGCAGGGGATGGTCTTCGGCATCCTCACCCAGGGCCTCCCGACGATCCCTCCCCCTTCGTTCGACAACGCGATCACCGGCGGCACCGGGGACTACGACCGGGCTCGTGGCTCGGTCCACGCCGACACGATCGCTACGGGCACGAGGCGCTTCACGATCGACCTCGACTGACTGACCCTGCCCCCGCCCGGTGAGAAGTCTGGCGGGGGCTCCTTTACGTGACGCAGTCTCAGCAGTGGCGATCCCAGACGTCGCCGCGTACGGCATGGCCAGCCCTCGTTGACCCCCCGCCGCACCATCAGCACCCGGCCCTCACGGACCTCGATCACGGCGGCGTCTCCCGGCATCCCTCCGCGGTCGTCGACCCGGTCAGTCACCCCGGCCGGTAGGCGGGCCCCTCCTCGATAATTGCCGCATTCGCTGACCCGGGCAGAAGGTCGGCCATCATCACGGCACCGAGGAAGGCCCACCCGCTTACCCGGGTGGTGTCAGTTCTCATCGACATTTTCCGACACCGCGATCGACAAGCGCTCTCCGAAGTCGTCGACAAGTGCTGCCCGTTCTCGGTTCAGGCACACATTCCGTGAGGACACCGGTCAGGGGGACGAGTGTTCGAAGTCGTCCCACTTCCATCCACTGTCGGGGAACTGCTCAAGCAGGGCAGCCAGCGAAGCCGCCTGGTGGATGGCGGACCACGCTGGGTACGATGCTCGGCGAGTTCCGCCAAGTGCGGGCCAAACTGAGCGTGCCGATCGCCGGGAAGTCCGGCGCCGAGGGCCTGACGGTGGTCGAGAGCACGATGGACCTGCTGTGGACGGGGCAGACCAGCCGTCACGGCAACCTGCAGGAGACTCGGGAGGAGACCGTGCAGGAGGCGGTCATGGCGGTGCACCTCGCCGCGAGTCTGGTGCAGTTCTTCGTGTCGGGGGCCGTGCAGCGCTCCTGACCCGCGTGCCGTCCAACTGCGGGCCGCCAGGACATCGTGCCCGTGTCCTGGCGGCCCGCAGTGTTCGCACGGCCCCGCCATCCTGTGCAAAGACTGCCCGTTGACCTATTCGGCATCTGGACAGATCAGGACGACCCCGGTCCCCGGGAAGCCGGAGACCTCGACGCCGAGCCGTCCCGCTGACTCACCCCTTGCGCAGCTGCAGGTGCGGCCGGATCCAGCTGAACCTGGTCACAGCCGCAGGTGAACGGCCCGCACTGCCGACGAAGCCACATCACGTCCACCATCGGCAGGTCCCTGGTCTCGTTGCTCAGCGTGGCTCATCGATGAAGCGCGGTGCAGCACCTAGATTTGCCCCGCCCTTCCAGTCTGCGTCGGCTACGGGTTGCAGTGGGCTGCTCTGACGGCAGGAGGGCTGCCACACCCGTCGATTCGGACGCACACCTCTGGGAGAGGCCATGACGACAACTCCTGGCGGGGAACCCATTCCCCCCGTCGCTCACGACCCGGCCAGCCGTCGCAGCTTCCTGAAGTACTCGGCACTGGCAGCGTCGGTACCCGCGCTGCAGTCCGTACTCGCAAACCCCGCTGCGGCCACTGCCGCACCGGGCGCGTACGCGCCCGTTCCGCCCACCGCAATCGGTCCGCAGATCCCCGCGAAGGGCTATCTGGTCCAGGAGATCGGCACGCGGCTGTACTGGCTGACGGACGGCTTCTACCAGATCATGTTCCTGGTGACCAAACGTCACCAGGACAAGAGGCAGCGTGTCATCGTCGTGGACGCTCCCCCGACGCTGGGGGGCAACATCCTCCGCGCGATCGAGGAGGTGGCACCGGGTGCCCGTATCAGCCACCTGGTGTACTCCCACTACCACGCGGACCACATCGGCGCGGCGGACAAGCTCCGCGACGCGAGCCTCCCGAAGCTAGTGATCATCGCTCACGAGCAGACCGCCCACCTGCTGAAGCAGGTACCCGAGTCCAGCCGGCCGCCGATGCCGAACCGCTCCGTCTCCAGCCGCTACCGTCTAGAGGTGGACGACCAGGTCCTGGAGCTCCACTACAAGGGCCCCAACCACAGCCAGGACAACCTGTTCATCTACGCGCCGCGGCAGAGGGTCCTGAACGTCGTGGACATCGTCTACCCCGGCTGGGTCCCGTTCAGGAACCTCGTCGTGTCCACCAACATCCCCGGCTGGCTCAACGCGCACAACCAGCTCCTGGAGTTCGACTTCAAGACCTACATCGGCGGGCACCTGACCCGTCTGGGTACCCGGCAGGACATCAAGATCCAGCAGGAGTACCTGCGCGACCTGGAGCACTACGGCAGGAAGGCCATCACCGAATTCGTCAACGTGGGACCCCTCTTCGCCAAGTACCCGGGCAACCCCTGGGCCGTGTTCAAGGAGTACCTCGACATCCTCACCCAGACCACGGCCGACGCCGTCACCCCGGCCTGGACCAGCCGGCTCGGCGGCGCCGACGTCTTCACCTTCGACAACGCCTGGACCATGGTCGAATCCCTGCGGCTCGACCACAAAGTCCTCGGCCCCTTCGGCACCCTCCCCTGAGCCCGACTCTGCCAGGCCGACAGTGGGTTCGAAGAGATCTCCTCGTGCGGGGGTAATCC harbors:
- a CDS encoding MBL fold metallo-hydrolase, with the translated sequence MTTTPGGEPIPPVAHDPASRRSFLKYSALAASVPALQSVLANPAAATAAPGAYAPVPPTAIGPQIPAKGYLVQEIGTRLYWLTDGFYQIMFLVTKRHQDKRQRVIVVDAPPTLGGNILRAIEEVAPGARISHLVYSHYHADHIGAADKLRDASLPKLVIIAHEQTAHLLKQVPESSRPPMPNRSVSSRYRLEVDDQVLELHYKGPNHSQDNLFIYAPRQRVLNVVDIVYPGWVPFRNLVVSTNIPGWLNAHNQLLEFDFKTYIGGHLTRLGTRQDIKIQQEYLRDLEHYGRKAITEFVNVGPLFAKYPGNPWAVFKEYLDILTQTTADAVTPAWTSRLGGADVFTFDNAWTMVESLRLDHKVLGPFGTLP